DNA from Quercus lobata isolate SW786 chromosome 1, ValleyOak3.0 Primary Assembly, whole genome shotgun sequence:
GGGCCGAGGATatccagcccccattgtgcgaagGGCTAAGGGCTATTGATCGGGTTCAAATGGCCTGTTGGCTGGTAAATCGGGGGGGCATGCTTCTGACATTGCTCACACTTGTGAACGTATTTCGCGGCGTCCTTCTGCATTTGGGGCCACCAGAATCCTTGAGTTATTGCTCGGTGCGCCAATGATCGTCCTCCTACGTGGTTGCTGCACACCTCTTCATGCAGCTCGGCCAAGAGTTGGCCTACTTTCTCTAGGTGCTAGCATAAAAGATACGGTCCCTCGAATGACCTGCGATAGAGCTTACGGTCTTTGGACAACCAATACCGGGCATCTACCTTGCGGATCTTGTTGAGTTCCTTCTCATCGTCTGGGGTTTGATCCTCGGCTAAGAAGTCAATGATGGGATTCATCCAGCATGGTTCAAGTGTCGCAATTGCTGTGACTTCGACCCTTGTGGCCCACACATCTCCCGCCACCTTAATGCTAGGCTCGGGGACAAGCTCTACTTTGATTAGTCGGGGAATTTCCTCGGCTATTGACGATGCCAGCGTGGTGAGGGAGTCGGCATGTCTGTTCTGCGCACGGGCCACTTGGATCACCTTTACTATACAAAAGTTACTCATGGCCTGCTTTGTCAACTCTTAGTATGCTTTCATCTGGGGATCTCGAGCCTCAAAACTTTCCTGCACTTGATTAACTATCAGCTGTGAATCCGAATAAATTTCCACATCTCGGGCTTCCAACCGTGAAACTGCCCTCAATTCGGCAAGTAAAGCTTCGTACTCTGCCTCGTTGTTGGAGGCATTAAACCCCAACCTGAACGAATGCCCCAACAGAATACCTTCCGGAGTAATTATGACGATCCCGGCTCCGACCCCTTTGGTACTGGAAGCACCGTCCGCATGTACCTTCCACGGGTGATGCTCCAATTGACAGACCATTTCCCCTTGGCTCTTAGGAGAGAATTCCGCCACAAAATCAGCTAATACCTACCATTTTACTGAACTTCTCGGCTTATACCTTACATCGATTGCCCCGAGCTGTGTCCCCCACTTAGCTATTCGCCTCGTGAAGTCAAATCTTTTCAATAATGACTGTAGGGGGTATTCGGTCAATACATACATGGTATGAGCCTGAAAATACTGAGGCAACTTCCTGGTGGCATGTTCTAAGGCCAACACCAATTTTTCTAAAGGCAAATATCTGGTCTCTGCGTTGACTAGGGTCTTGCTAATATAATACACGGGTTGTTGTACTCCTCGGTCTCTTAAAAGCACGGCACTTGCAGCATGGTCGGATACCGAGAGGTACATAAATAGCTCCTCTCCGGGCTTTAGTGCTGTCAGCATTGGTGCCTACGTTAAGTATTCCTTGAGATCTTGGAAAGCCTTTTCACATTCATCATCCCACTgaaatcccttccacttctttAAAAGCTGATAAAATGGACGGCAGCGAtcagaaaattttgagatgaaTCGGTTAAGAGCAGCTAACATCCCAGTCAACACCTGTACTTCTTTCGGATTGCTCAGCGACCTGAGACGCTTCACGGCCTTGATCTGGTCAGGATTAACTTCTATCCCGCGGCTGGTGATCAAGTATCCCAAAAATTTGCCAGCCCCCACTCCAAGGACACATTTTTCCGCGTTAAGGCGCAACCTATGTTTCCGCAATATCTTAAACACCCCCTGAAGATCCTCTACATGCCGTGCCTCTTGCTTGCTCTTTATCACCATGTCGCCAATATACACTTCAACCGTATGCCCAATTTTTTCCCGAaacatcctcatcatcatctgcTGATATATCGCCCCAGCATTCTTTAGCCTAAAGGGCATCACGGTGTAATGATAATTAGTGTCGAGGGATATGAATGCCATTTTCTCCTAGTCTTCGGCGGCCAGGGCAATctgatggtatccttgaaagacatctaagaaactcatcctcgggtgcccgtAAGTGGCgtccaccaattgatcaattttttgCATAGGAAACGGGTCCTTCGGGCATGCTTGGTTTAAgtccgtgaaatccacacagACCCTCCATTTGCCGATCTTCTTCCTGACAACCACGGTATTTGCCAACCATTCTGGGGAAAAGGTCTCCTTTATCGCTCCGGCCTCCTTCAACCTTTTTACCTCCTGGGTTACTGCCTCAACATGGTCTTTGGCCGATCTTCTTGGCTTCTGCTTCTTCAGGGGATATGAGGGGTCTACATTAAGCTTGTGGACGATAAACCCGGGATCAACCCCGGGAACTTCATAGGGGTTCCAAGCAaaggcatttatgttttgagtcAGAAACAACAACACTTGCACTTTATCCTCATCATTCATACTTACTCcaacttgaaaatatttattagtaTCCGGTAATATCTTTACCTTTACTAGCTCCTCGGCGCAGCCAGCCCCCATTCCGTCTCGGGGCCCCTATGATTGCTATAAAGGGACCTTCTGAGATGCATCTTCCGCCCAACTTGCTCCTGTTCAGACTGCCCATTCCCCTTATCTCTCACTAGTTGTCCAGTTGTTTCTCCTTGATTGACTTGATTCCCCCGCTTCTAATTAACTACGGCAATAAGACACTGTCTTGCCACTTGCTGGTATATCACGACAATACCCTGCTCGGTTGGGAACTTGATCTTTACATGCAGGGTAGACGGGACAGCCCCCATTGAATGGATCCACAGTCTTCCCAGAATCGCCATATATGGGGAAAATGAAGCTACTATTGTAAATGTTACTACCACCTCATTCCCCCCCATAATTACGGGAAGTGAAATTTGCCCTTCAGGAATCACTACCTTACCATCAAACCCAACCAAGGGTGAAGTGTGCTTCATAAGGTCCTCTTTCCTCAGTCTGAGTCCCTTGAACAGATTTGGGTACATTACGTTAGCTCCGCTTCCTTGGTCTACCATTACCCTTTTTACTAAGAAGCCACTTATTCGGGACTTGACTACTAATGCATCATCATGTGGTTGGATTGCTCCCTCCAAATTGTCATCATCGAATGCGATAGGCTCCCGTGCAAACTTCATTTTCTTATCCGGCGGCTGTACATCCGAGTGACCCTCTATTGGTACTACAATAAACACTCCTTTCCTTCTTCCTGCAATAAGCCCCTCCGGGGTAGCATGGATAACTTCAATCACCCCTACAGGGGGTGGGAGAGGGTTTCCTCTTTGTCGAGTATCTTGCCCCGCGACTCTATCCCTCGAGTCCAACACGAATTCCTTTAGATACCTGGCCTTAACTAATTGCCCGAGGTGATCCTTCAACACCCGGCACTGTTCGGTAGTGTAACCTTTGTCCTGGTGATAGGTACAGTATAAATTTTGATTCCTCTTGGATGGGTCCCCtcccatcttgttcggccatcgAAAATACGGCTCGTGTTTGATCCGGTCAAGAATCCTGTGTACCGGTTCCTTAAATGTCACATTCACTTCTCCCATTTGTGCTGCCGGTTCTTGAATCGTCAAGCCCCTCTGGGATCTGAACGGAAAACCACTTTGCCGGGGACGATTCATCATCGGTGCTTTGCCTTTACTTTGCAGCTGGTCATCCTCTAATCGTTTATATTCCTCAATGCGTATCATTAGCTGCCTCATGCCTTCAGGAGGCTTCTTAGTCAACGACTCCCGTAGCCTGGAGTCCTCGGGCAACCCCATCCTAAAAGTGCTTGCTGCGACCCTTTCGTTATCTTTGCCTATCTCATTATATAGCTCCCAGTACTAATTGGCATAACTTCGGAGGGTCTCTCCCGCCCTCATTTTCATGGATAAAAGCGCATCTGCCGACTGAGGTACTCTGCTGCAAGTCACAAACTGAACGCCGAACTCCTAAATTAGCTCGGAAAAACTACGTATGGATCCTTTCCATAACCTGTTAAACCACCTCAAAGCAGTCGATCCCAAACTTGAAGgaaacaccttgcacatcagtGCATCGTTATAAGTATGCGGAGATATCATCTGAATATAATGACTGATGTGCTTTACTAGGTCAGTTTTCCTGTTGCAGCAATTGAACGGTGGACGGGTAAACCGAGCCGCTTTTTGCAAAGCGTGACTCATAGCATCCATGGCAGCATTTCGAGACCGCCTTTCCTCTAGGGAGATTGAATTCCTAACTTGATTCTCCCGAGAACGTGAGCGATCTCGGCGTTGCCCTGACTCCCGGGAGAGTGACCGGTTCCTATATCATTGAGATCCCTGCGAAAGTGAACGGTCTCGGTACTGATGGGATTCTCGGGAATGTGAACAACTTCGCCGTTGCTGAGATCCAGACTGATTAGATCCCTCCCTATATCTATTTCCCCCGTTGCCGACCTCCCGTTCTTGTTCATCTCTGTTTTTCTTCGATGCCTACCCCTTACCTCCAGCTCCAAGCCCCTGACTAGTCTGCTCAGCCGTTCAAGCTCTTCATCTCTCTCCTCCCTCTGCCTACGTCCCGTAGCACCAGAGACTGTCCGTTGGGTTTGGTACGATCCTTCTCCCGGGCCGGACATTTCTTCTCGTTGGTCGTGCTCCCTATCTTTTCGTTTCTTCTGTTTGCGGCCTCGCCAGCTAGACCTCCAAGAAGATCCTACGGATCCGCTTTTCGCGTGACTCCCCGAATGTCTTTCAGACATTTTTCCCGAGCTCGAGTCCCTCTAGAACCACAGCGTTGTAGGAGGGCCCCACGGTGGGCCCCAATTGTGCGCACCAAAGATAGGGTTACTAGGCCAAACCCCTACTTaggctcacaacttatttgtatGGTGGGTTTGGGTATCCTACTTTAGGTCGTTCTAGATTTAGAGACTCAATgagatcacttttctctctttctctgtgtttCTTCCTCTCAgactttctttctctttctcttttctctccacAAAATTGCATCCCCTTTCCATTCTTTagtttctcctatttatagccaatTATTAGTGGAGGGATTATCATTACCTTTTAACTAGTGCAATGAGAGGTCCAATGTCGTTAattttaagtggatgtttaggtatGAGTGGCTTTGGAAATGGTTCCCACTGCAGCAAGTGTGCTCGGCGGTGAAGTTTCCTAAGGCACTGCTGAGCACTCACAGGGCGATGTGATCGAACATTTGCATACTGTTCGGGGATGACTTTCTGAGCAACATGTGAGCCGGAATCCGCGGTCCGCTTTTCAAGTATTTGAACAACACCCAGCTTAGGCTCGTAGTTATTGTGGGCTAGGGTCAGGATCCCGAGCTGTAAGGAGGTTGGACCCCTGGGCCATACTATTGATCCAtggcccaaggcccaaatggACTTAGATGTTAGGGGCCGTACATAAatgaagtattaatttggcacacgtgtgaagttCATGGAGTaaattggctaaaataaaagtttaggaGGTGTAATGGTCACTACGTTAAAATTTAGTGGGTGTTAGggcatttttccttaaaattgaaTGTAAAATTCACAATGTTGTGATGATGATATATACATTTTATGAATCAGAATTTTGTTAACAAATTGAAAAGTTTAGAAACACACAGCAGTCCAACACTACTAACCACATAGAAAATCAAactaaacaacaacaaaaaaagcaCCCAAGCAAACTACACATAGGCTTACATCAACCTTTTATTAACACTATTTAAGCCTATCAAGAGGAAACAAATCAATTATTATCATTAGCTAGACcacatatataaaaatcattttactaAAGCTTTAACAGTTGATAGAGGAATACTCATGTGCAAGATCAAACTGTTCTTAATTATATTCGTTaacaatagaaaaaattttaagcttCACCACCTAGAACTGCTTGCAAACCCTAGGCATCACCACCTAAGGGCGTCTAGCATCACCATCAAATAGAGTAAACAAAGAGGAAACATTTATCAACTCATAAGAATTAAtcttattcaaatttatttgtCTTCACCATTACAAGAGTGCTAGTTAAATAGTTTTAAGGGTTATACTAATATGGATATGATGCAAGGAACcaagattttatgtttttatttgtaattaattttgtttttgaatttgaattttgaattttttttccttgagaaagaaaagatattTATTAAGACTAAGAAAGGCCAGATAAATCAGCTTGATAAACAGAAGCAACTTGTGGAGGAACAGACTCCATTCACACAATAAAATCAGAAATAGTAATAGCATACCTAGAAAAACTATGAGCGACCTTATTACATTCTCTCTTAGCATGAGAGTAacgtaattgaaaaaaattatgggaCAAAGATTTTGCATCGGCAATTAAAAGACCATATGAAGATAGAGAAACACCCTCCTCAGCAAGAGCATCCATAACTACCTTAGAATCACTCTCTAGAACCACCTGTGCAATACCCAGCTCCAAAGCAAACTCCAAAGCTTTTATCGCAATTGAGGCCTTTATATCTATAGCCTGAAATTCTTGAGGGAgcagttgagagagagagagagaggcaataACCATACCTTGAGAGTCtcgaatttgaattttgaatttggttatTAATATAGACAATTTTTAGGGATTTGATTAGATGCTTTCCATATTAGTGTAATCCCTAAAGCTATTTAACTAGCATTCTTGTAAGGGTGAAAGATAGATGAATTTGAATAAATACTAATTGTTATGAGTTGCGAATGTCTCCTCACTTGTTTTCCCTGTTTGGTGGTGATGCTAAATGCCCTTAGGTGGTGATGTGGGTTTGCAGCCAAGTTTTAGGTGGTGAAGCCGAGGGTTTGTTCAGTTGTTCCTTTTTGATGGTGGGTTGAATTAAGTTCAATTCATCCATGTTGGTCGTCCATGACCAAACTGTGTCTAGACCAATTCACAAGAAAGGGAGTCGAATAAAAAGTACCTTGGATAATGAATAGGATCTGTCCACAAATGTTCTGATTGTCCAAAGTAGTCTAGTCGTCCATGTCACATAAAGGCATGGACGACCAAATGACACTTAGTAATTTATGAGGATTTTTCTACAAATACCAAACAATCAAACCATGATCTATCATTCTAGAATGTGGGGATGATTCCCTGAAATCTGCTCTATTCTCTCCACTAATCCTACACATCTCCCATGATGGTAGTGGATCCGAACAAgtaaacccattaaaaaatctctataaAAAGGAGCTAACTCCATTAGCCTAAGGTACGTTTTACTATTCCCCTATTTACTATCCTTGTGTTCTAGAGAAAAAACTAACTTAATTGTTGGAGGGTTCTTGGTCGGTTCACCCTAGTAACTCTTGAcagtctttttctttctcttcaggtGATCAAACCGTCACTATAGTCCAGAGCATTCGGCTTATTGGTTTTcgtgcatcatcagttggcgccatTTGTGGGGAAGTGGTGagaaaaatttctaagtgttaacCACCTTGCTTTCCAAGACAAAAGGTTGTATGGTTCGGACTAGGTCGATGGCCACAAGTCCAGAACACCAGGAGAGTGAAAATGCCTCTAGTGATCCAAATCGTGCACTAGCACCGCCATCGGCGTCCGTCCAATAACAGCTGCAGTCCATGGTAGCTACGATGGCGAACTTGACGTAACAAAACCAGGAGCTAACTAGAGAAGTCAATAGACAACATCGACAATGATGCtgttgacaccccattttgcaactcgcatttaacctcacatggagggtaaaagggtaaaagcgtaaaagggtaattttgccttgaaaatatgcatcttgattctgactattagatccttaatctcatttcaccaaaatgattttgatgttgtaacgataaaatcgactggtcataagccctGATCAGACCactagattgaaagttatcatcaaatcaagttttaatggctgagatgcactatcacaaattgagtctgattatatgtgattatgaataattgatttcaattggttataagtgtaatcaatttgagatcaatgatgtgtcataatttgattgattagGATTGCATTTTATGGTGAGGTTGcatacacctaattaattagatagttaaacattaattattcaaggagtaatttgtgaaattatcttttaatctatatatatatatatatataaccgaagcttctgaaacttccacaattttccacgtcatcactattttctttttcttttttattttaggttttttactTTAATGTATTTCCTACTTCATTTTAGactctataaaataataaatttgaattattccTCTATGGCACCAACCCTAAACCTAATACAGCTTCTTTTTATTTGACTTATAATCCTACGGTAAAGCAAGTTAGAAAGATTCCCAAGATGAGGAGGGATCGTTCCATCAAGCCATGTAGCGGAGAGATCAAGATAAAGCAAGTTAGAAAGATTCCCAATTTGGGGAGGGATCGTTCCAACATAGTATGTATAGGAGAGATTAAGGTAAGTAAACTTATTGAGAGAACCAATGAAATTTGGGATGGGAATTTCTTGGAAATAGTTGTGGCTTTGGTCCAagtaatttagatattttaattCAAGCGAAGAAGGAGATAAAACACCACCCAAAGGCGTCCAACATGTATAACCAGACATTTGATCACATAAAAGTTGGCCATTGAGGTTGTGTTTCATGATGTTACCTGTTCGATTGCTAAAGCCTACTCCCAACTAGTTGCAGCAATCTTCGCCAACCCAGAAGGAAAGAGTTCTTGAAGGATCATCAAGACCTTCTTTAAATTTAAGAAGGGCTTCCCTTTCCATGTCAATGCAACCCATAGTGGAGTTGCCAGCACTAGAATTGTACCATATAGCTTCAAGTGAAATAAACT
Protein-coding regions in this window:
- the LOC115953468 gene encoding uncharacterized protein LOC115953468 translates to MGLPEDSRLRESLTKKPPEGMRQLMIRIEEYKRLEDDQLQSKGKAPMMNRPRQSGFPFRSQRGLTIQEPAAQMGEVNVTFKEPVHRILDRIKHEPYFRWPNKMGGDPSKRNQNLYCTYHQDKGYTTEQCRVLKDHLGQLVKARYLKEFVLDSRDRVAGQDTRQRGNPLPPPVGVIEVIHATPEGLIAGRRKGVFIVVPIEGHSDVQPPDKKMKFAREPIAFDDDNLEGAIQPHDDALVVKSRISGFLVKRVMVDQGSGANVMYPNLFKGLRLRKEDLMKHTSPLVGFDGKVVIPEGQISLPVIMGGNEVVVTFTIVASFSPYMAILGRLWIHSMGAVPSTLHVKIKFPTEQGIVVIYQQVARQCLIAVVN